From the Paludibacterium paludis genome, one window contains:
- a CDS encoding phage tail sheath family protein, translating into MKTPGVYIVEKNAFPNSIVEVATAVPAFIGHTQIADNRNKPLAMKPWRISSMAEYHQFFGYAPVPLFNVAVKSDDAATAAFRAGGKDYSVAQEPGQKGGNYLLYSALRHFFQNGGGPCYIVSVGSYADELDADRFRNGIGELLKEQEPTMLVVPEAVKLGLDACTAVQQEMLDHCGNKMKNRVALLDLWGGDKPDRDTIPRFRDKLGINFLDFGIAYYPWLNTSVIGEKELDFTHIASTELLQGLIREELKLPEALADGATEKDKACFGAIADIAKDWSGTDDATLTQKALLHKTLLSISGIYKTILDEMRFQLNLLPPSPAMAGIYTMVDNTRGVWKAPANVSLNGVISPAVSISAVDQEDMNVTPQGKSINAIRSFIGEGVLVWGARTLDGNSLDWRYVNVRRTMIMLEESCRLAAKALVFEPNVANTWVTIKSMIQNFLTGIWKRGGLAGAVPEDAFSVHVGLGETMTPEDILEGILRVTVLVAMVRPAEFIEITFQQQMQKS; encoded by the coding sequence ATGAAAACGCCAGGCGTCTATATCGTAGAAAAGAATGCCTTTCCCAACTCCATCGTGGAAGTGGCGACAGCGGTGCCGGCCTTCATCGGCCATACCCAGATCGCCGACAATCGCAACAAGCCCCTGGCGATGAAGCCCTGGCGCATCAGCTCGATGGCCGAGTATCACCAGTTTTTCGGGTATGCCCCGGTGCCGCTCTTCAACGTCGCGGTCAAATCCGACGACGCGGCCACGGCGGCCTTCCGCGCCGGCGGCAAGGACTACTCGGTCGCGCAGGAGCCGGGCCAGAAAGGTGGCAACTACCTCCTTTACTCCGCCTTGCGGCACTTTTTCCAGAACGGCGGCGGCCCCTGCTACATCGTATCGGTCGGCAGCTACGCGGACGAACTGGATGCCGACCGTTTCCGCAACGGCATCGGCGAACTGCTCAAGGAGCAGGAACCGACCATGCTGGTCGTGCCCGAGGCGGTGAAACTCGGCCTTGACGCCTGCACCGCCGTACAGCAGGAAATGCTCGACCACTGCGGCAACAAAATGAAAAACCGCGTAGCCCTGCTCGACCTGTGGGGCGGCGACAAGCCGGACCGGGACACCATTCCGCGTTTTCGCGACAAGCTGGGCATCAATTTCCTCGACTTCGGCATCGCCTACTACCCGTGGCTCAACACCTCGGTGATCGGCGAAAAAGAGCTCGACTTCACGCATATCGCCTCCACCGAGCTGTTGCAGGGGCTGATCCGCGAAGAGCTCAAACTGCCCGAGGCCCTGGCGGACGGCGCCACGGAAAAGGACAAGGCCTGCTTTGGCGCCATCGCCGACATCGCCAAGGACTGGAGCGGCACCGACGATGCCACGCTGACCCAGAAAGCGCTGCTGCACAAAACGCTGCTGTCGATCAGCGGGATCTACAAGACCATCCTCGACGAAATGCGCTTCCAGTTGAACCTCTTGCCGCCCAGCCCCGCCATGGCCGGCATCTACACCATGGTCGACAACACCCGCGGTGTCTGGAAGGCGCCGGCCAACGTCAGCCTGAACGGCGTGATCTCTCCGGCGGTCAGCATTTCCGCGGTCGACCAGGAGGACATGAACGTCACACCGCAGGGCAAATCGATCAACGCCATCCGCAGCTTCATCGGCGAGGGCGTGCTGGTGTGGGGCGCGCGCACCCTGGACGGCAACAGCCTGGACTGGCGCTACGTCAACGTGCGCCGCACCATGATCATGCTGGAGGAGTCGTGCCGCCTAGCCGCCAAGGCGCTGGTGTTCGAGCCGAACGTGGCCAATACCTGGGTCACCATCAAGAGCATGATCCAGAACTTCCTGACCGGCATCTGGAAACGCGGCGGACTCGCCGGCGCGGTGCCCGAGGACGCGTTCAGCGTGCATGTCGGACTGGGCGAGACGATGACGCCCGAAGACATCCTGGAAGGCATTCTGCGCGTCACCGTACTGGTGGCCATGGTAAGACCGGCGGAATTCATCGAGATCACCTTCCAGCAGCAGATGCAGAAATCCTGA
- a CDS encoding CIS tube protein: MLSVSAQRTPLKITACEDNNGQIRSLGRSVSLLINPAQLVHERRTCFSSAKPMGDVASGRQFSHMPPGKLSFTVVLDGTGAVPKPALSLLPDDVDGQIQALGDIIYDYKGVSHQPCIVEILWGRMLFTGRLTSFNVTYTLFKPGGAPLRATAALAFDSYTSRKKSQLKAARSSPDLSHHVEVQSGDTLPLLCERIYGDSRYYADVARFNGLRNFRELPPGTRLHFPPLE, translated from the coding sequence ATGCTGTCCGTCTCCGCCCAACGCACGCCGCTCAAGATCACCGCCTGCGAAGACAACAACGGCCAGATCCGGTCGCTTGGCCGTTCGGTATCGCTACTGATCAATCCGGCGCAACTGGTGCATGAGCGCCGCACCTGCTTCAGCTCGGCCAAACCCATGGGTGATGTGGCATCCGGGCGCCAATTCAGCCACATGCCTCCCGGCAAGCTGTCGTTTACCGTGGTGCTGGACGGAACCGGCGCCGTGCCGAAGCCGGCACTGAGTCTGTTGCCCGACGATGTGGACGGACAGATCCAGGCTCTCGGCGACATCATTTACGACTACAAGGGCGTCTCCCACCAACCCTGCATTGTCGAGATCCTGTGGGGACGCATGCTGTTCACCGGGCGGCTGACCAGCTTCAACGTCACCTATACGCTGTTCAAACCCGGCGGCGCGCCGCTGCGCGCCACCGCCGCGCTCGCTTTCGACTCCTACACCAGCCGCAAAAAGAGCCAGCTCAAGGCCGCGCGCAGCTCGCCCGATCTGAGCCACCATGTCGAAGTGCAGTCGGGCGACACCCTGCCCCTGCTGTGCGAACGCATCTACGGCGACAGCCGGTACTACGCGGACGTCGCCCGCTTCAACGGACTGCGGAACTTCCGCGAACTGCCGCCCGGCACGCGGCTGCATTTTCCGCCACTGGAGTAG
- a CDS encoding phage tail protein, translating to MVINATSSAGRLMDELARTEINAMPVAFHFRVWLNGVLPPLDCSFQEVSGIEQTMQTEDVVCGGENRFVYKLPTGMHQNNLVLKRGIATLASPLYLWCRSVLEGGLSIPIVPMGIHVHLLNADRLPVRAWMFHDAYPVKWSVDAFNATKNDVVIESIELAYLHSTRVL from the coding sequence ATGGTGATCAACGCAACATCGTCTGCGGGCAGGCTGATGGACGAGCTGGCGAGGACAGAAATCAACGCCATGCCCGTCGCCTTCCATTTCCGTGTCTGGCTGAACGGGGTACTGCCGCCGCTGGACTGTTCATTCCAGGAAGTGTCCGGCATCGAACAGACCATGCAGACCGAGGATGTGGTCTGCGGCGGCGAAAACCGTTTCGTTTACAAACTGCCGACCGGCATGCACCAGAACAATCTGGTGCTCAAGCGCGGCATCGCCACGCTGGCCTCCCCGCTCTATCTGTGGTGCCGGTCCGTGCTCGAGGGCGGTCTGTCGATCCCCATTGTGCCCATGGGTATCCATGTACACCTGCTCAATGCGGACAGACTGCCGGTCCGGGCCTGGATGTTCCACGATGCGTATCCGGTGAAATGGTCGGTCGACGCTTTTAATGCCACAAAAAACGATGTTGTCATTGAATCCATTGAACTGGCCTACCTGCATTCCACTCGAGTGTTGTGA
- a CDS encoding phage tail protein → MADDGSAQSANVWPLPKFHFQVKWDSTEMSFEEVSGLDVEAQMIEYRRGDSPEFSTVKMPGLKKYGNVTMKKGIFKADNKFWDWFNQIKMNTIKRVPVIISLLDESGKPTMVWTLKNAWPAKITGTDLKAQGNEVAVETIEIAHEGLTIANS, encoded by the coding sequence ATGGCAGATGACGGTTCCGCACAATCGGCCAACGTATGGCCGCTACCCAAATTCCATTTCCAGGTGAAGTGGGATTCCACCGAAATGTCCTTCGAAGAAGTGTCGGGGCTGGACGTGGAGGCCCAGATGATCGAATACCGCCGCGGCGACAGCCCGGAGTTTTCCACGGTCAAGATGCCGGGCCTCAAGAAGTACGGCAACGTGACCATGAAAAAAGGGATTTTCAAGGCGGACAACAAGTTCTGGGACTGGTTCAACCAGATCAAGATGAACACCATCAAGCGCGTGCCGGTGATCATCAGCCTGCTGGACGAGAGCGGCAAGCCGACCATGGTCTGGACGCTGAAGAACGCCTGGCCCGCGAAAATCACCGGCACCGACCTGAAGGCCCAGGGCAACGAAGTCGCCGTGGAGACGATCGAGATCGCCCATGAAGGGCTGACGATCGCCAACAGCTGA